The genomic segment ATGCTCCTGTGCTCAACGACAACGACATAGATGATCTTTTTTCAAATACGTTTGTTTTTAAGATTTTTTACCCTCAAACAGTCAGGTCTTCTGGATATCCCAGTAAAAACATGTTATCAACCATCGTGGATTTTGGTATGATCTCATACCGGGGCTGGTTGCCCCTTTGGCCCGATCTGCTGTGACAATTGATGCGAAAGGGGGATCTCGGAGAGTGGAGAGACCTGAGGGCACGGGTTCAGACCAATTTGTTCACTAATTAGGAGGGAAAGGGAATGGCGAGTCGATCCATCGACGAACTGTGTACACACCTTCTGGAAAAACGAGAGAAGGTGAGCTTAGGTGGCGGAACTAAAGCTGTTGCCAGGCAGAGAGAGAAGGGGAAAGGGACGGCCAGAGAAAGAATCCAGATGCTTTTAGATCAGGGTTCTTTCGTGGAGATTGACGAGTACGTTGAGCATCGGTGCCATAACTTTGGGATGGAGTCCAAGGTTATCCCCGGTGACGGGGTCGTCACTGGATGGGGAACCGTCGACGGACGAGTCGTCTACGTCTACAGTCAGGATTTCACCGTTCTGGGTGGTTCCCTGGGGGAGATGCACGCAAAAAAGATCTGTAAAATTATGGATCTGGCTCTTCAGAACGGAGCTCCGGTGGTGGGGATCAACGACAGTGGCGGTGCCAGAATCCAGGAAGCTGTCGATTCTCTTAACGGGTATGGGGGAATTTTCTATCGAAACACCCAGGCCAGTGGGGTGGTCCCCCAGATATCGGTTATCGTGGGGCCTACAGCAGGAGGTGCCGTCTACAGTCCAGCTCTGACCGACTATATTTTCATGGTAGAGAAAACTGGGATTATGCACATCACAGGTCCAGCCGTCATCAAGGCCGTGACCGGCGAAGAGGTCTCCAGCGAGGAGCTGGGAGGAGCGATGACTCATAACAGCAAGTCAGGCAACGCCCATTTCTTCGCCTCATCCGAGGCCGAGTGTTTTCAGCAAGTCAGGGAGGTCCTGGGCTTTCTTCCAAGTAACAACATGGACGACGCCCCCCTCCGAAAGACGGCGGACAGGGCTGATCGGGTGGAACTTGCCCTTCGGGAGTTGGTTCCCACAAATCCCAACAAGGCTTACGACGTTCGAGACGTGATCACGAAGATCGTGGACGACGGACGTTTCGTGGAGGTCCAGCCCTTGTGGGCCAAAAACATGGTTATCGGCTATGGATCCTTCGGCGGACAGGCTGTAGGTATCGTGGCCAATCAGGCCAATAACATGGCGGGATGCCTGGATATCGACAACTCGGACAAGGCCAGTCGATTCATTCGTCATTGTGATGCTTTTAATTTACCTATAGTAACACTGGTCGACGTCCCTGGGTATCTACCTGGAAAGACCCAGGAATGGAACGGCATTATCCGCCATGGAGCCAAGCTTCTGTACGCCTATAGCGAGGCAACGGTCCCCCTGATCTCCGTGGTATTGAGAAAAGCCTATGGAGGGGCCTACTTGGGTATGTGTGCCAAGGCTCTGGGGGCCGATACGGTTTTGGCGTGGCCTCAGGCCCAGATTGCCGTCATGGGAGCCGAGGGTGCCGCCAACATCATCTTCCGAAAGGAGATATCCGAGGCTGAGGATCAGCAGGCCACGAGGCAGCAGAAGATCGACGAATACGAGAAGGCTTTCGCCAATCCCTACCAGGCAGCGAGTCGAGGGCTTGTGGACAAGGTGATCCTTCCCGAGGAGACTCGACAGGAGATTATCCTTGCTCTTCAGAGCAACGGATCCAAGCGTAAGGCTCCTCCTCGCAGGAAACACGGCGTCATGCCCCATTAAAGGAGGTCTGTTATGGAAAACGCCGTTTTCGAGGGAATCAGCGGTGCTTTGAGCCTGTCTGTAATAGCCTTCAGCATCGTCTTTCTGGTCCTGTTGGGACTGACGGTGGTGATATTCACGATCCGGCTGTTCGTGAGCTTTAAAAAAGAGGTGCAATCTCCCGGAGGTTCAGGTAAACCATCCCAGATGGCGCTGTCTCAAGCCGCTGTGATGCCCCCCCTCTCGGGATCGATCCCGTCGAAGGGATTGTCTCCTGAGCTGGTCGCGGCTATCAGCGGTGTGCTGATTGCAAAGCTGGGGAATGGGACTCGGATTCTCAGTGTTCAGCCGGCTCGAGGGGAAGGTCTTCGGCACTCGTGGCTTAACTGGGGGCGTTTTGATGGACTGCAGGGATTGGATCGATCGGCCTGGACCGCAGGTAATCGAAAGTTTTAGACGTATTATGAAAGGATGAATACGATCATGGCGGAAAAATACAGAGTGACGGTTAATGGAACGCCCTTCGATGTGGAAGTGGAGGCCCTGGGCGCTGTCTCAGCATCGGCCCCGTCTCCTGCACCTGCTCCGGCTGCGCCCCCTGCTCCAACTCCAGCTCCGACTCCAGCCTCCAGTCCGGCTCCAGCTCCTGCGCCAACGCCAGCAGCGTCGGTCTCGGCATCCGGTGGTGAGTCCGTGACGGCTCCTATGCCCGGAAAGATCCTTCGGGTTGTCGTCGCCCAGGGGGGATCCGTGGCGACCGGTGATGTGCTTATGATCCTGGAGGCCATGAAGATGGAGAACGAGATCGTGGCTCCTGCCGCCGGAACGGTAACCCAGCTACTCGCAAAAGAAGGAGCTACGGTCAACAGTGGTGATGTCCTGGCCGTAATCGGCTGATTTGGAGGAGTGCTATGGAGCTCTATCTCCAATCTATGGCAAAGGTCCTGGGATCGTCAGGATTTGCCGCCCTGACCTGGGGCAACATCATCATGTTGGTCGTGGCGTTTGCCTTTCTGTATCTGGCCAT from the Dethiosulfovibrio peptidovorans genome contains:
- a CDS encoding methylmalonyl-CoA carboxyltransferase; protein product: MASRSIDELCTHLLEKREKVSLGGGTKAVARQREKGKGTARERIQMLLDQGSFVEIDEYVEHRCHNFGMESKVIPGDGVVTGWGTVDGRVVYVYSQDFTVLGGSLGEMHAKKICKIMDLALQNGAPVVGINDSGGARIQEAVDSLNGYGGIFYRNTQASGVVPQISVIVGPTAGGAVYSPALTDYIFMVEKTGIMHITGPAVIKAVTGEEVSSEELGGAMTHNSKSGNAHFFASSEAECFQQVREVLGFLPSNNMDDAPLRKTADRADRVELALRELVPTNPNKAYDVRDVITKIVDDGRFVEVQPLWAKNMVIGYGSFGGQAVGIVANQANNMAGCLDIDNSDKASRFIRHCDAFNLPIVTLVDVPGYLPGKTQEWNGIIRHGAKLLYAYSEATVPLISVVLRKAYGGAYLGMCAKALGADTVLAWPQAQIAVMGAEGAANIIFRKEISEAEDQQATRQQKIDEYEKAFANPYQAASRGLVDKVILPEETRQEIILALQSNGSKRKAPPRRKHGVMPH
- a CDS encoding acetyl-CoA carboxylase biotin carboxyl carrier protein subunit (composes the biotin carboxyl carrier protein subunit of the acetyl-CoA carboxylase complex, the enzyme that catalyzes the carboxylation of acetyl-CoA to malonyl-CoA, which in turn controls the rate of fatty acid metabolism), producing MAEKYRVTVNGTPFDVEVEALGAVSASAPSPAPAPAAPPAPTPAPTPASSPAPAPAPTPAASVSASGGESVTAPMPGKILRVVVAQGGSVATGDVLMILEAMKMENEIVAPAAGTVTQLLAKEGATVNSGDVLAVIG